A window of the Lactuca sativa cultivar Salinas chromosome 7, Lsat_Salinas_v11, whole genome shotgun sequence genome harbors these coding sequences:
- the LOC111911060 gene encoding MACPF domain-containing protein At4g24290 isoform X2 codes for MALKLPAAEAANVAIQSIGCGYDISLDLRLTYCKRGSSSDVVGGNHNQNRLIEVDEAEGRDIVLPCGLLIPDVARSIRCDKGERTRFRSDVLSFQQMSEHFNQELSLTGKVPSGLFNAMFEFSGSWQKDASSTKTLSFEGMFISLYTIALEKSHILLSDHVKKAVPSSWDPPLIASFIENFGTHIVVGVNMGGKDVIYMKQQHTSSLQPAEVQKRLEAMADKRFLDLDEQYGVQSGRISQNDMYDMREHRLRFADTSPSSSYSYKENLATICKRRGGTDNRNLNHNDWLHSVQLEPDVIAMSFIPITSLLNGVSGSGYLSHAINLYLHKPPIEELHQFLEFQLPRQWAPEFSDLPLGPHPKQRRTPSLQFSFCGPRLYVNLNPVDVSKTPVTGLRLYLEGKRSNYLAIHLQHLSSLPKLFHFDSDQNRNFSDESYDHRYYEKVQWKHFSHVCTAPVESENDLSIVTAACFQVADHGFKKVLFLRLGFSTVLGAVAIKTPEWDGSCGLTRKSGLISSLISHHLTGVLKTPPQAVEVNINSAVYPGGPPAPIQAPKLLRFVDTTEMTRGPQESPGYWVVSGARLVVDKGKISLRVKYSLLTVVLPEEAAEVGGC; via the exons ATGGCGCTTAAGCTTCCAGCTGCTGAAGCTGCAAATGTTGCGATTCAGTCGATTGGATGTGGTTATGATATCTCGTTAGATCTGAGGCTTACGTATTGTAAACGCGGTTCGTCTTCAGATGTTGTTGGGggtaatcataatcaaaaccgATTGATTGAAGTTGATGAAGCTGAAGGTAGAGACATTGTCCTTCCTTGTGGACTCTTAATTCCTGATGTTGCCAGATCAATTAGATGTGATAAAGGAGAGCGGACTCGATTTCGTTCAGATGTTCTCTCGTTTCAACAG ATGTCAGAGCATTTCAACCAGGAACTATCATTGACTGGAAAAGTTCCTTCAGGCCTTTTCAATGCCATGTTTGAGTTTTCTGGAAGTTGGCAGAAAGATGCTTCGAGTACCAAAACTCTATCTTTTGAAGGCATGTTCATTTCATTATACACAATTGCACTAGAAAAATCTCACATACTACTCTCTGATCATGTAAAGAAAGCTGTTCCATCTTCATGGGATCCTCCTTTGATAGCAAG TTTTATCGAAAATTTTGGGACTCATATAGTTGTGGGTGTGAATATGGGTGGAAAAGATGTAATCTATATGAAACAACAACATACATCTTCCCTTCAACCTGCTGAAGTACAAAAAAGACTAGAAGCCATGGCAGACAAGAGATTCCTCGATCTTGATGAACAATATGGAGTTCAATCTGGACGTATTTCTCAAAATGACATG tatgATATGAGGGAGCATAGACTAAGGTTTGCAGATACTAGTCCATCAAGTTCTTATTCTTACAAGGAG AATCTTGCTACCATTTGTAAAAGAAGAGGAGGGACTGATAATAGAAATTTAAACCATAATGATTGGTTGCATAGTGTGCAATTAGAACCCGATGTAATCGCAATGTCTTTCATTCCAATAACTTCATTGCTTAATGGCGTATCGGGAAGTGGATACTTGAGCCATGCCATAAATCTATATCTAC ATAAACCACCGATTGAAGAGCTTCATCAGTTCTTAGAGTTCCAGTTGCCAAGACAGTGGGCCCCAGAGTTCAGTGATCTTCCACTCGGACCACATCCAAAGCAACGAAGAACACCGTCGTTACAATTTAGCTTTTGTGGGCCCAGGCTATACGTGAACCTCAATCCG GTTGACGTGAGTAAGACGCCGGTGACAGGTCTCCGATTATACCTAGAAGGCAAACGGAGCAACTATTTAGCGATCCACCTGCAACATCTCTCTTCTCTCCCCAAACTCTTCCACTTCGATTCCGATCAAAATCGAAACTTCTCCGACGAATCTTACGACCACCGCTACTACGAAAAAGTCCAATGGAAGCATTTCTCCCACGTCTGCACTGCTCCGGTCGAATCAGAAAACGATCTCTCAATCGTAACCGCCGCCTGCTTCCAAGTCGCCGATCACGGATTCAAAAAAGTCCTCTTTttacggctagggttttcaactGTACTCGGTGCAGTTGCGATTAAAACCCCGGAATGGGATGGATCGTGTGGGTTGACTCGTAAATCGGGACTGATATCGAGTCTTATAAGTCATCATTTGACGGGGGTGTTGAAAACGCCACCGCAAGCGGTGGAAGTGAATATAAATTCGGCGGTGTACCCTGGTGGACCACCGGCTCCGATTCAGGCGCCGAAGCTGTTGAGGTTTGTGGATACGACGGAGATGACGAGGGGGCCGCAGGAGTCTCCGGGGTATTGGGTTGTTTCTGGGGCTAGACTTGTTGTGGATAAGGGGAAGATATCTCTTCGTGTGAAGTATTCTTTGTTGACGGTGGTGTTGCCGGAGGAAGCGGCGGAGGTTGGCGGATGTTGA
- the LOC111911060 gene encoding MACPF domain-containing protein At4g24290 isoform X1, which produces MALKLPAAEAANVAIQSIGCGYDISLDLRLTYCKRGSSSDVVGGNHNQNRLIEVDEAEGRDIVLPCGLLIPDVARSIRCDKGERTRFRSDVLSFQQMSEHFNQELSLTGKVPSGLFNAMFEFSGSWQKDASSTKTLSFEGMFISLYTIALEKSHILLSDHVKKAVPSSWDPPLIASFIENFGTHIVVGVNMGGKDVIYMKQQHTSSLQPAEVQKRLEAMADKRFLDLDEQYGVQSGRISQNDMYDMREHRLRFADTSPSSSYSYKENLATICKRRGGTDNRNLNHNDWLHSVQLEPDVIAMSFIPITSLLNGVSGSGYLSHAINLYLRYKPPIEELHQFLEFQLPRQWAPEFSDLPLGPHPKQRRTPSLQFSFCGPRLYVNLNPVDVSKTPVTGLRLYLEGKRSNYLAIHLQHLSSLPKLFHFDSDQNRNFSDESYDHRYYEKVQWKHFSHVCTAPVESENDLSIVTAACFQVADHGFKKVLFLRLGFSTVLGAVAIKTPEWDGSCGLTRKSGLISSLISHHLTGVLKTPPQAVEVNINSAVYPGGPPAPIQAPKLLRFVDTTEMTRGPQESPGYWVVSGARLVVDKGKISLRVKYSLLTVVLPEEAAEVGGC; this is translated from the exons ATGGCGCTTAAGCTTCCAGCTGCTGAAGCTGCAAATGTTGCGATTCAGTCGATTGGATGTGGTTATGATATCTCGTTAGATCTGAGGCTTACGTATTGTAAACGCGGTTCGTCTTCAGATGTTGTTGGGggtaatcataatcaaaaccgATTGATTGAAGTTGATGAAGCTGAAGGTAGAGACATTGTCCTTCCTTGTGGACTCTTAATTCCTGATGTTGCCAGATCAATTAGATGTGATAAAGGAGAGCGGACTCGATTTCGTTCAGATGTTCTCTCGTTTCAACAG ATGTCAGAGCATTTCAACCAGGAACTATCATTGACTGGAAAAGTTCCTTCAGGCCTTTTCAATGCCATGTTTGAGTTTTCTGGAAGTTGGCAGAAAGATGCTTCGAGTACCAAAACTCTATCTTTTGAAGGCATGTTCATTTCATTATACACAATTGCACTAGAAAAATCTCACATACTACTCTCTGATCATGTAAAGAAAGCTGTTCCATCTTCATGGGATCCTCCTTTGATAGCAAG TTTTATCGAAAATTTTGGGACTCATATAGTTGTGGGTGTGAATATGGGTGGAAAAGATGTAATCTATATGAAACAACAACATACATCTTCCCTTCAACCTGCTGAAGTACAAAAAAGACTAGAAGCCATGGCAGACAAGAGATTCCTCGATCTTGATGAACAATATGGAGTTCAATCTGGACGTATTTCTCAAAATGACATG tatgATATGAGGGAGCATAGACTAAGGTTTGCAGATACTAGTCCATCAAGTTCTTATTCTTACAAGGAG AATCTTGCTACCATTTGTAAAAGAAGAGGAGGGACTGATAATAGAAATTTAAACCATAATGATTGGTTGCATAGTGTGCAATTAGAACCCGATGTAATCGCAATGTCTTTCATTCCAATAACTTCATTGCTTAATGGCGTATCGGGAAGTGGATACTTGAGCCATGCCATAAATCTATATCTACGTT ATAAACCACCGATTGAAGAGCTTCATCAGTTCTTAGAGTTCCAGTTGCCAAGACAGTGGGCCCCAGAGTTCAGTGATCTTCCACTCGGACCACATCCAAAGCAACGAAGAACACCGTCGTTACAATTTAGCTTTTGTGGGCCCAGGCTATACGTGAACCTCAATCCG GTTGACGTGAGTAAGACGCCGGTGACAGGTCTCCGATTATACCTAGAAGGCAAACGGAGCAACTATTTAGCGATCCACCTGCAACATCTCTCTTCTCTCCCCAAACTCTTCCACTTCGATTCCGATCAAAATCGAAACTTCTCCGACGAATCTTACGACCACCGCTACTACGAAAAAGTCCAATGGAAGCATTTCTCCCACGTCTGCACTGCTCCGGTCGAATCAGAAAACGATCTCTCAATCGTAACCGCCGCCTGCTTCCAAGTCGCCGATCACGGATTCAAAAAAGTCCTCTTTttacggctagggttttcaactGTACTCGGTGCAGTTGCGATTAAAACCCCGGAATGGGATGGATCGTGTGGGTTGACTCGTAAATCGGGACTGATATCGAGTCTTATAAGTCATCATTTGACGGGGGTGTTGAAAACGCCACCGCAAGCGGTGGAAGTGAATATAAATTCGGCGGTGTACCCTGGTGGACCACCGGCTCCGATTCAGGCGCCGAAGCTGTTGAGGTTTGTGGATACGACGGAGATGACGAGGGGGCCGCAGGAGTCTCCGGGGTATTGGGTTGTTTCTGGGGCTAGACTTGTTGTGGATAAGGGGAAGATATCTCTTCGTGTGAAGTATTCTTTGTTGACGGTGGTGTTGCCGGAGGAAGCGGCGGAGGTTGGCGGATGTTGA